The genomic stretch CGGTGGTGTCGCTTTATTTACAGCGGGTATGGGTTCATTCTTTGCCGGTTGCGTGGCGACACTCGTTTTAGCTGCTTTTGCCGCGCCGCTCTCTGAATTGGCCTTTAAGTTTGGGCCAGCCGAATACTTCTCCCTTATGGTTTTGGGATTAATTGGCGCGGTTGTTCTGGCTTCAGGTTCCTTGATCAAAGCCATTGGCATGATCATCCTTGGTTTATTGATGGGCTTGATCGGCACGGACGTAAACTCTGGGGTTGCTCGCTACTCCTTTGATATTCCACAACTCAGCGATGGTATTGGCTTTGTCAGCGTGGCTATGGGCGTATTTGGCTTTGCTGAAATCATGGGTAATTTGGAGAAAAAAGACGATGAAGAGGGCTTCCTCAACAAAGTCACCTCCATGATTCCAACTAAAAATGATCTGAAGCGCATGGTTCCATCTATCCTGCGCGGCACTACCATTGGCTCTATTTTGGGAATTCTTCCAGGCGGTGGTGCAGCTCTGGCCGCCTTTGGCGCTTACTCAGTTGAGAAGAAATCCTCAAAATACACTCATGAATTCGGTAAGGGTGCTATTGAGGGTGTTGCGGGTCCAGAAGCAGCCAATAATGCTGCAGCTCAAACCTCTTTTATTCCATTGCTCACCTTGGGTATTCCACCAAATGCAGTGATGGCTCTGATGGTTGGAGCGATGACTATTCATAACATTCAACCTGGTCCACAAGTGATGACTAGTAACCCAGCCCTGTTCTGGGGTCTGATTGCGTCCATGTGGATTGGTAACGTGATGTTGATTCTCTTGAACTTGCCTCTCATTGGTATTTGGGTAAAGCTCTTGAAAATTCCATACCGCTTGATGTATCCAGCCATCCTGGTCTTCTGCTGTATCGGCGTTTACACCGTCAATAATTCCATATTTGACGTTTATGTAACGGCTGGTTTCGGCTTAATTGGCTACCTCTTCTTCAAGCTCGGCTGCGAACCTGCTCCATTACTCCTTGGTTTCGTGCTCGGACCAATGATGGAAGAGAACTTCCGTCGCGCACTGTTGTTGTCACGCGGTGATTTCTCCACCTTCTTTACGCGTCCACTATCTCTCAGCCTGCTCATTGCGGCTGCTCTCTTGGTGGTGATCGTAGCTCTCCCGGCGGTTAAGAAAACCCGTGAGGAGGCTTTTGTAGAGGAGTAATTCTCGAAAGCTTCCCAGAAACGAGCCCGCAGTAGTTTGCGGGCTTTTTCTTTAGGGGCGAGGGTTTTCTCTACAATGGGCGCATGTCCCAAGATAGCAAATCACCCAAAGTTCCTGCCAGCACAATTGCTGAGCCTTCCAACTTTTTGCGCCAGATCATTGACCATGATTTGGCGAGTGGCGCCTATCAGAACCGCAGCAGCCGTGATGGTCAAGCTATCCCCTCCATCATTACGCGCTTTCCGCCAGAACCTAATGGCTATCTCCACATCGGTCACGCTAAAAGTATCTGCCTCAACTTTGGCTTAGCTGCTGATTACAACCAGCTGGCTGGTGGTGCGCGGTGCAATATGCGCCTCGATGACACCAATCCAGTCAAAGAGGATGTTGAGTATGCGGACAGCATTTTGGATGCAGTCAAATGGCTTGGCTTTGATTGGGGCACGCATCTGTATCACGCGAGTGATTACTTTGATCAGCTCTATGAGTTTGCAGAAATTCTGATTCAGAGTGGCAAAGCCTATGTGGATAGTCAAAGTGCCGATGACATTCATACTA from Polynucleobacter sp. AP-Jannik-300A-C4 encodes the following:
- a CDS encoding tripartite tricarboxylate transporter permease; this translates as MELFNNLALGFDTAFTLQNLMYCFIGCLLGTLIGVLPGLGPVATIAMLLPATYALPPIAALIMLAGIYYGSQYGGSTTAILLNIPGETSSVVTAIDGYQMAKNGRGGVALFTAGMGSFFAGCVATLVLAAFAAPLSELAFKFGPAEYFSLMVLGLIGAVVLASGSLIKAIGMIILGLLMGLIGTDVNSGVARYSFDIPQLSDGIGFVSVAMGVFGFAEIMGNLEKKDDEEGFLNKVTSMIPTKNDLKRMVPSILRGTTIGSILGILPGGGAALAAFGAYSVEKKSSKYTHEFGKGAIEGVAGPEAANNAAAQTSFIPLLTLGIPPNAVMALMVGAMTIHNIQPGPQVMTSNPALFWGLIASMWIGNVMLILLNLPLIGIWVKLLKIPYRLMYPAILVFCCIGVYTVNNSIFDVYVTAGFGLIGYLFFKLGCEPAPLLLGFVLGPMMEENFRRALLLSRGDFSTFFTRPLSLSLLIAAALLVVIVALPAVKKTREEAFVEE